The Myxococcales bacterium genome includes a window with the following:
- a CDS encoding oligopeptide transporter, OPT family: LVMIGISLLLMSFLYYYYCGSVLGAFASAMVLGVAGFFFAAVAGYLVGLIGSSNNPVSGLTLSTLVIAALLMVAIGVTGKAGIAAALGVAAVICCSSAIAGDMLQDMKVGYILGGTPWKMELAEIIGVVCAGAVLFLPLLVLHQGDINVGGTGFGGKALPAPQAGLMAMLAKGIITGQMAWPLMMVGAFMGIALILVGAASPMLIAVGMYLPLHTTFAIFAGGVIRHIANLIVKRRKFNEAQKIRTENTGVLVASGFIAGEALIGLLVAALAFFNFNIPSIFDEPKAWVGYIVLAILGYILIKIPISKAGSPDEPAPPSAMG, translated from the coding sequence TCCTCGTTATGATCGGCATCTCCCTTCTCCTGATGTCTTTCCTCTACTATTACTACTGCGGCAGTGTTCTCGGAGCATTTGCATCAGCGATGGTTTTGGGTGTAGCGGGCTTCTTCTTTGCTGCGGTCGCCGGGTATCTGGTTGGACTGATCGGGTCTTCAAACAACCCCGTTTCAGGGTTGACGCTCTCGACTCTGGTTATAGCAGCGCTTTTGATGGTGGCGATAGGGGTTACCGGCAAGGCTGGAATCGCGGCGGCCCTCGGTGTGGCGGCTGTCATATGCTGTTCGAGTGCTATAGCTGGAGATATGCTTCAGGACATGAAGGTCGGTTATATTCTCGGAGGCACTCCGTGGAAGATGGAGCTCGCCGAAATAATCGGAGTTGTTTGCGCTGGCGCGGTCTTGTTCCTGCCGCTGCTCGTTTTGCATCAGGGTGATATAAACGTCGGAGGAACGGGGTTCGGAGGAAAGGCTCTCCCCGCGCCGCAGGCGGGCCTAATGGCGATGCTTGCCAAGGGGATCATAACCGGTCAGATGGCATGGCCCCTCATGATGGTGGGCGCTTTCATGGGAATAGCGCTGATACTCGTGGGCGCGGCCAGCCCTATGCTGATAGCCGTCGGAATGTATCTTCCGCTTCACACCACCTTCGCAATTTTTGCGGGCGGCGTAATACGGCACATCGCGAATCTCATCGTCAAGAGGCGCAAGTTCAATGAGGCACAAAAAATTCGCACGGAGAATACCGGCGTACTCGTGGCCTCTGGATTTATAGCCGGCGAGGCTTTGATAGGACTCCTCGTTGCTGCTCTGGCATTTTTTAATTTTAACATTCCGAGTATTTTCGATGAGCCGAAGGCGTGGGTTGGCTATATAGTCCTCGCCATACTCGGATACATACTGATCAAGATACCGATCTCAAAGGCGGGTAGCCCGGATGAACCAGCACCACCAAGCGCAATGGGTTAA